In the genome of Geoanaerobacter pelophilus, the window CAACAACTGTATCGCCCTTTTTTACGTGAAGTTTACTGGATAACATTGTATCTCTCCTTACAGAACCTCTGGTGCCAGCGAAATAATTTTCATAAACTTCTTTGCTCTCAACTCACGCGCAACTGGACCAAAAATACGAGTTCCAATTGGCTCTTTCTGGTTGTTAATTACAACTCCGGAATTCCCATCAAAGCGGATATATGAACCATCTGGCCGCCCGGTTTCCTTGGCTGTACGAACGATTACAACCTTTACAACATCTCCCTTTTTTACTTTCGAATTAGGGAGCGCCTCTTTTACCGAAGCAACTATAATATCAC includes:
- the rplN gene encoding 50S ribosomal protein L14, coding for MIQMQTILDVADNSGAKKLFCIKVLGGSKRKYARVGDIIVASVKEALPNSKVKKGDVVKVVIVRTAKETGRPDGSYIRFDGNSGVVINNQKEPIGTRIFGPVARELRAKKFMKIISLAPEVL